One Roseburia rectibacter DNA window includes the following coding sequences:
- a CDS encoding GDSL-type esterase/lipase family protein, whose translation MKKIMKCQVAVFLIVGWVILSLIGYLKKDGIYKNYSINIKKTPYFVLVLDGIHDKIYPWSKETPDEYRPQQEENVAATEVTEQEETIQRTETVEQDTETAVLEQKKFIQVDDSYFDDAVFIGDSRTVGLHDYGGLDHADFYATVGMNIYDLWKDAFCNVNGQKVTLEEALKAKQYKKVYFQIGINEMGRGTLDGFMNEYQNTVEKFKTLQPDAIIYVQAIMHVTSKKSDSDPIFNNPGIDARNQRIQQLADGVRVFYIDVNEVVCDDQGGLKQELTFDNLHLYGSKYNIWVDFLKTKGIETE comes from the coding sequence GTGAAGAAAATAATGAAATGTCAGGTCGCAGTCTTTTTGATCGTCGGATGGGTGATCCTTTCACTGATCGGTTATTTAAAAAAAGACGGGATCTATAAAAATTATTCCATCAATATTAAAAAAACTCCATATTTTGTATTGGTGTTAGATGGAATTCATGATAAAATTTATCCTTGGAGTAAGGAAACGCCGGACGAATACAGACCGCAGCAGGAAGAGAATGTTGCGGCTACAGAAGTGACAGAACAAGAGGAGACCATACAGCGGACGGAAACTGTGGAGCAGGATACTGAGACGGCGGTTCTAGAACAAAAGAAGTTTATACAGGTGGATGACAGTTATTTTGATGATGCAGTTTTTATTGGCGATTCGAGAACGGTAGGTCTGCATGATTATGGCGGATTGGATCATGCAGATTTTTATGCGACCGTAGGCATGAATATCTATGATCTGTGGAAAGATGCATTCTGTAATGTCAATGGGCAAAAGGTAACATTAGAGGAAGCATTAAAGGCTAAACAGTATAAAAAAGTGTATTTTCAGATTGGTATTAATGAAATGGGACGCGGAACGCTTGACGGGTTTATGAATGAGTATCAGAATACAGTCGAAAAATTCAAAACCCTGCAGCCGGATGCGATCATTTATGTGCAGGCGATCATGCATGTGACCAGCAAAAAATCCGATTCAGACCCGATTTTTAATAATCCGGGTATTGATGCGAGAAATCAGCGCATACAGCAGCTTGCAGATGGTGTCCGTGTGTTTTATATTGATGTCAATGAAGTAGTATGTGATGATCAGGGCGGATTAAAGCAGGAGCTTACGTTTGATAATCTGCATCTGTATGGATCAAAATATAATATCTGGGTAGATTTCTTAAAGACAAAAGGAATTGAAACAGAGTGA
- a CDS encoding ATP-binding protein codes for MSAYAKKVYLTEEQNQRLSPEGLLASFREGINSLSEEYVAQFYNGRYVWVRVEVNLLQKPGNGEIMAFIYNHDVTRESKLKQILECIMTFGYDEIYTVDEYSGQMDENEQTGILLLMLSDVEDIVKEEKEKQEQLAKALAMAEAANEAKTNFLAGMSHEIRTPMNAIIGLNSMIRSSIDDRNQVLDYTEKLDSASRYLLALLNDILDMSRIESGNMKLAVRAFSGDKFWDNVNMLAKTQALMAGVGYSFDRERKISEVYIGDATRLEQIMINLINNAVKFTPEGGSVDVAVTEQEVNERVQLTTVVSDNGIGIAKDFLPKVFDIFTQQHEENTSVYGGSGLGLSIAHNYARMMDGDITVQSTEGEGTVFTVTVKLDFDRRKKERKEKTEDISFAGKRILLVEDHPLNVIVAKGLLEKKQFEVVTAENGRKAVELVENFPEYYFDAVLMDIRMPVLDGIGAARELRALDREDVKDLPIIAMTANAGEEDRKQTREAGMNEHLAKPIDPKLLYATLQKFILS; via the coding sequence ATGTCTGCATATGCAAAAAAAGTATATCTGACAGAAGAACAGAATCAGAGATTATCGCCGGAGGGGCTGCTTGCTTCTTTTAGGGAAGGAATCAACAGCCTTTCTGAGGAATATGTTGCCCAGTTTTATAACGGGAGATATGTATGGGTAAGAGTGGAGGTAAATCTTTTACAGAAACCCGGAAACGGTGAGATCATGGCGTTTATCTATAATCATGATGTGACCAGAGAGAGTAAATTAAAGCAGATATTAGAATGTATCATGACATTTGGTTATGATGAAATTTATACGGTGGATGAATACAGCGGACAGATGGACGAGAATGAACAGACCGGTATACTTCTTTTAATGCTGTCCGATGTTGAGGATATTGTGAAAGAAGAAAAAGAAAAGCAGGAACAGCTTGCAAAAGCGCTGGCGATGGCGGAGGCTGCGAATGAAGCAAAAACAAATTTTCTGGCTGGAATGAGTCATGAGATCCGGACACCTATGAATGCGATTATTGGTTTAAATTCCATGATCCGGTCGTCAATTGATGACAGAAACCAGGTGCTTGATTACACGGAAAAACTTGATTCGGCATCCAGATATCTTCTGGCATTGCTGAATGATATCCTCGATATGTCACGGATCGAGAGTGGAAATATGAAGCTGGCTGTCCGGGCATTTTCCGGGGATAAGTTCTGGGATAATGTCAATATGTTAGCGAAAACACAGGCACTTATGGCAGGTGTTGGCTATTCTTTTGACAGAGAACGGAAAATATCGGAAGTATATATCGGAGATGCCACAAGGTTAGAACAGATCATGATAAATCTGATCAACAATGCGGTAAAATTTACACCGGAAGGTGGAAGTGTTGATGTAGCTGTTACAGAGCAGGAAGTGAATGAAAGAGTACAGCTTACAACAGTTGTCTCTGATAACGGAATTGGTATTGCAAAGGATTTTCTGCCAAAGGTATTTGATATTTTTACACAGCAGCATGAAGAAAATACAAGTGTTTATGGAGGAAGCGGACTGGGACTTTCTATTGCGCACAATTATGCAAGGATGATGGATGGTGATATTACCGTACAGAGTACGGAAGGAGAAGGTACTGTGTTTACCGTGACCGTAAAACTTGATTTTGACCGTCGGAAAAAAGAGCGGAAAGAAAAAACAGAGGATATCAGTTTTGCGGGAAAGAGAATACTGCTTGTTGAGGATCATCCGCTCAATGTCATTGTGGCAAAGGGACTTTTGGAAAAGAAACAGTTTGAAGTCGTTACGGCAGAAAATGGCAGAAAGGCAGTGGAACTTGTGGAAAATTTCCCGGAATATTATTTTGATGCAGTACTGATGGATATCCGGATGCCGGTTTTAGATGGAATCGGGGCAGCCAGAGAGCTCCGTGCTTTAGACAGAGAAGATGTAAAAGACCTTCCAATCATCGCGATGACGGCAAATGCCGGTGAGGAGGACAGAAAACAGACGAGGGAAGCCGGGATGAATGAGCATCTGGCAAAACCGATCGATCCGAAACTCTTGTATGCGACACTACAGAAATTTATTTTGTCATAA
- the eno gene encoding phosphopyruvate hydratase: MSLKINITDVHARQILDSRGNPTVEVEVTAETETTGKKTTARESVPSGASTGRFEAIELRDGDKDYFGLGVQKVVDHVNTKIREMLLGMNVLEQAKLDRAMVELDGTDNKGNLGANAILGVSLACAKTAAKALDMPLYRYLGGTNAKTLPVPMMNVINGGVHAKNTLDFQEFMIMPVGARGFSQALKMGAEVYHFLHQILNENGMSTAVGDEGGFAPDFEDTKEAFSYLSKAVEMAGYQVGRDVVYAMDAAASELYDEARGVYVFPGESEEKGEEQEIVRSSEEMIAMYEELMGQFPIVSIEDGLFEDDWEGWQKLTERLGDKVQLVGDDLFVTNPKRIQCGIKLGAANAVLVKVNQIGTVTEALNAIEMAKSAGYHTVISHRSGETEDAFIADLAVAVNAGQIKTGAPCRAERTSKYNQLLRIEEELAEDAVFEPKEIMKK; the protein is encoded by the coding sequence ATGTCATTAAAAATTAACATTACAGATGTACATGCAAGACAGATTCTGGATTCAAGAGGAAATCCGACAGTGGAGGTTGAGGTGACTGCCGAGACAGAGACGACTGGTAAAAAAACTACCGCAAGAGAATCTGTTCCTTCCGGTGCAAGTACCGGAAGATTTGAAGCAATCGAACTGCGTGACGGGGATAAAGATTACTTCGGTCTTGGTGTGCAGAAGGTTGTAGATCACGTAAACACGAAAATCAGGGAAATGCTGCTTGGGATGAATGTATTAGAGCAGGCAAAGTTAGACCGTGCGATGGTGGAACTTGATGGAACCGATAATAAGGGAAATCTGGGGGCAAACGCAATTCTTGGAGTATCACTTGCCTGTGCTAAAACGGCTGCGAAGGCTCTTGATATGCCGTTATACCGTTATCTTGGAGGAACCAATGCCAAAACACTTCCGGTTCCAATGATGAACGTGATCAATGGTGGCGTCCATGCAAAAAATACGCTTGATTTTCAGGAGTTTATGATCATGCCGGTGGGGGCACGTGGTTTTTCACAGGCACTTAAGATGGGAGCAGAAGTGTATCATTTCCTGCACCAGATACTGAATGAAAACGGTATGAGTACGGCAGTTGGAGATGAGGGAGGATTTGCACCTGATTTTGAGGATACAAAAGAGGCATTTTCTTATCTTTCGAAGGCAGTGGAGATGGCTGGTTACCAGGTGGGCAGAGATGTTGTCTATGCGATGGATGCTGCGGCGAGTGAATTGTATGACGAAGCACGTGGCGTTTATGTTTTCCCTGGAGAGTCAGAAGAAAAGGGGGAGGAGCAGGAGATTGTCAGAAGTTCGGAGGAGATGATCGCCATGTATGAGGAGCTTATGGGGCAGTTCCCGATTGTTTCCATCGAAGATGGTCTGTTTGAGGATGACTGGGAAGGCTGGCAGAAGCTGACAGAAAGACTTGGCGATAAGGTGCAGCTTGTCGGAGATGATCTGTTTGTGACGAATCCGAAACGGATACAGTGCGGAATCAAACTTGGTGCAGCGAACGCGGTTCTTGTCAAGGTAAATCAGATCGGAACTGTGACAGAGGCATTAAATGCGATCGAGATGGCAAAATCTGCAGGATATCATACGGTAATCTCGCATCGTTCAGGTGAAACAGAAGATGCATTTATCGCAGATCTTGCAGTTGCGGTCAATGCCGGACAGATCAAAACAGGTGCACCATGCCGCGCGGAGCGTACCAGCAAATATAACCAGCTTTTGCGGATCGAGGAGGAACTGGCAGAAGATGCGGTGTTTGAACCGAAAGAAATTATGAAAAAATAG
- the secG gene encoding preprotein translocase subunit SecG has protein sequence MAVVKTILTVVFIIISVALTVIILMQESKSAGLGAIAGAADTYWGKNKGRSMEGMLVKLTRLFVILFIVIAAVLNMSIF, from the coding sequence GTGGCAGTTGTAAAAACAATTTTGACTGTAGTTTTTATTATAATCAGTGTAGCATTGACAGTTATCATCTTAATGCAGGAAAGTAAATCCGCAGGACTTGGAGCAATCGCAGGTGCAGCAGACACATACTGGGGCAAGAACAAGGGACGTTCCATGGAAGGTATGTTAGTAAAGCTGACAAGACTTTTTGTTATCTTATTTATCGTGATTGCAGCGGTATTAAATATGAGTATTTTTTAA
- the rnr gene encoding ribonuclease R, protein MEKTILEERKKTIYQFICDEFYVPMKAKEMAVVLSVPKSQRSELQEVLDALVMDGRIEVTSKGKYIKSEGKYLTGTFTAHARGFGFVGIEGEEEDIFIPESQVHGAFHMDTVQVAITSENTGRRREGTITKIISRGTTRIVCTYEKSKTFGFAVPDNPKFGSDIFIPQERSKGAVSGHKVVVEITDYGKEGRKPEGKVVEIIGHINDPGTDIMSIVKAYDLPVEFSEKIMHQVENVSNEVSTADMAGRMDFREWQTVTIDGEDAKDLDDAITLTKEGDNYKLGVHIADVSNYVQEHSALDVEALSRGTSVYLVDRVIPMLPHKLSNGICSLNAGENRLTLSCVMTIDPKGNVIDHTIAESVIKVDRRMSYTSVKKILEDHDENEIREYENLVPMFELMRELAAILRKKRMKRGSIDFDFPETKIVLDEKGKPIEIKPYERNVATKIIEDFMLIANETVAQDYFWQELPFVYRTHDNPDTEKIKKLSTFINNFGYSIHIGQDEVHPKELQKLLQKIDGTPEEALISRLTLRSMKQAKYTTMSTGHFGLATPYYCHFTSPIRRYPDLQIHRIIKDNLRGRMNAKKIEHYDKILPEVAKHSSEMERRADEAERETDKLKKVEYMSERIGEVFEGVISGVTEWGFYVELPNTVEGLVHVTTLVDDYFHYNESTYELVGEVTNIRYKLGQRVHVMVTGTDRILRTIDFRVVRQDEREAGKE, encoded by the coding sequence ATGGAGAAAACAATTTTAGAAGAACGGAAAAAGACAATTTATCAGTTTATCTGTGATGAATTTTATGTACCGATGAAGGCGAAGGAGATGGCAGTCGTTCTATCAGTGCCGAAATCACAGCGCAGTGAACTGCAGGAAGTCTTAGATGCGCTTGTGATGGATGGCAGGATCGAAGTGACTTCCAAGGGCAAATACATCAAATCAGAAGGGAAATATCTGACCGGTACATTTACTGCGCATGCGAGAGGGTTTGGATTTGTCGGTATCGAGGGGGAAGAGGAAGATATCTTTATCCCAGAGTCGCAGGTACACGGTGCATTCCATATGGATACGGTACAGGTGGCGATCACTTCAGAAAATACCGGCAGACGAAGGGAAGGTACGATCACAAAGATCATATCACGTGGTACAACCCGGATCGTATGTACTTATGAAAAGAGTAAGACATTTGGATTTGCGGTGCCGGATAATCCGAAGTTCGGTTCTGATATTTTTATTCCGCAGGAACGTTCCAAGGGAGCTGTCAGCGGGCATAAAGTTGTAGTTGAGATCACGGATTACGGCAAAGAGGGAAGAAAACCGGAAGGAAAAGTGGTTGAGATCATCGGTCATATCAATGATCCTGGAACGGATATCATGTCGATCGTAAAAGCGTATGATCTGCCGGTCGAGTTTTCAGAGAAGATCATGCATCAGGTGGAAAATGTCTCAAATGAAGTCAGTACTGCTGATATGGCGGGACGCATGGATTTCAGGGAATGGCAGACTGTAACAATCGATGGGGAAGATGCGAAGGATCTTGATGATGCGATTACATTGACAAAAGAGGGAGACAACTATAAACTTGGCGTGCATATCGCTGATGTATCAAATTATGTACAGGAGCATAGTGCTCTGGATGTGGAGGCATTATCCCGCGGTACATCTGTTTATTTAGTTGACCGGGTGATCCCGATGCTGCCACATAAGCTGTCAAATGGAATCTGTTCTTTGAATGCAGGGGAAAACCGTCTGACGTTAAGCTGTGTGATGACGATCGATCCGAAAGGAAATGTGATCGACCACACGATCGCAGAGTCTGTGATCAAAGTGGACCGCCGCATGAGTTATACCAGTGTAAAAAAGATTCTCGAAGATCATGACGAAAATGAGATCAGAGAGTATGAGAATTTGGTTCCAATGTTTGAACTGATGCGGGAACTGGCTGCTATTTTGCGTAAAAAACGTATGAAACGCGGATCGATCGATTTTGATTTTCCAGAGACAAAAATCGTGCTTGATGAAAAAGGAAAGCCGATTGAGATCAAGCCTTATGAGAGAAATGTTGCAACAAAGATCATTGAAGATTTTATGCTGATCGCCAATGAGACAGTGGCACAGGATTATTTCTGGCAGGAACTGCCATTTGTATACCGTACACATGATAATCCGGATACCGAGAAAATCAAGAAGTTATCGACATTTATTAATAATTTTGGCTATTCCATCCACATCGGTCAGGATGAAGTACATCCGAAAGAACTGCAAAAACTTCTGCAAAAGATCGATGGTACCCCGGAGGAAGCATTGATCAGCCGTCTGACACTTCGTTCCATGAAACAGGCAAAGTATACCACTATGAGCACGGGGCATTTTGGACTGGCAACTCCATATTACTGTCATTTTACATCCCCGATCCGCAGATATCCGGATCTGCAGATACATCGTATTATCAAGGACAATCTGCGTGGAAGGATGAATGCAAAGAAAATCGAGCATTATGACAAAATTCTTCCGGAAGTTGCAAAACATTCGAGTGAGATGGAACGCCGTGCGGATGAAGCTGAGCGTGAGACAGATAAACTGAAAAAAGTGGAATATATGTCAGAGCGTATCGGTGAGGTGTTCGAAGGTGTGATCTCCGGAGTGACTGAGTGGGGATTTTATGTGGAGCTGCCGAATACGGTGGAAGGACTGGTGCATGTAACAACGCTGGTGGATGACTATTTCCATTATAATGAGAGTACCTACGAACTGGTTGGAGAGGTGACGAATATCCGCTATAAACTTGGACAACGTGTTCATGTTATGGTGACAGGAACTGACAGGATTTTACGCACAATTGATTTTCGTGTGGTACGGCAGGATGAGCGGGAAGCGGGGAAAGAATAA
- the smpB gene encoding SsrA-binding protein SmpB — translation MAKTEKKLIANNKKAYHDFFLEERYEAGIELHGTEVKSMRMGKCSIKEAFIRIENGEVIIYGMHVSPYEKGNIFNRDPLRPKKLLMHKAEIRKLVGKIAEKGYTLVPVEVYFKGSLVKVDIALAKGKKQYDKRQDIAKKDMRREAERDFKVKNLY, via the coding sequence ATGGCAAAGACAGAAAAAAAACTGATCGCAAATAATAAGAAGGCTTACCATGACTTTTTCTTAGAAGAACGTTATGAGGCGGGTATTGAACTGCATGGTACAGAGGTAAAGTCCATGCGTATGGGAAAATGCAGCATCAAAGAAGCGTTTATCCGTATCGAGAATGGTGAGGTCATTATTTATGGCATGCATGTCAGTCCTTATGAAAAGGGGAACATCTTCAACCGTGATCCTCTGCGTCCGAAGAAACTCTTGATGCATAAGGCAGAAATCCGCAAGCTGGTCGGAAAGATTGCAGAAAAGGGTTATACTTTAGTGCCGGTTGAGGTATACTTTAAGGGGAGCCTTGTAAAAGTCGATATTGCGCTTGCAAAAGGTAAGAAACAGTATGATAAACGTCAGGATATTGCCAAGAAGGATATGCGGCGTGAGGCAGAGCGTGATTTCAAAGTAAAGAATCTGTATTAA
- a CDS encoding DUF6774 domain-containing protein: protein MPDDDLAILAADLVVFSDMLANIAARNATRIKKSAANTALYEWT from the coding sequence CTGCCGGATGATGATCTTGCTATCCTCGCTGCTGATCTGGTTGTGTTCAGTGACATGCTGGCAAATATCGCTGCAAGAAATGCAACACGAATTAAAAAAAGTGCCGCAAATACGGCACTTTACGAGTGGACCTGA
- a CDS encoding LacI family DNA-binding transcriptional regulator encodes MATMKEIAELSGVSRGTVDRVLNHRGIVNAETERKVLEIAKLLDYQPNKAGIALAAQKKKIKIGVLLFGAENPFFDEVMDGLHKKLEELSIYGCAVIERRISFDLQIQLATIDDLVKEDIHGLILSPYNDPVIQEKIDALWENGIPCITINTDMPDSKRIAYVGSDYHKCGQTAAGLLHLFSGDYASVGIVTGSHNVLCHEERISGFTSHLHAKHPNIRIVDVVENNDDDYQSYAVVSDLLDRHPDLSALYFTAAGVYGGCRAVLNATLQRPLKIITFDAVPSTCEMIQNGIISATICQQPDEQGALSLSLLMDYLLTGKLPENRCIYMDLSIKIAENL; translated from the coding sequence ATGGCTACCATGAAAGAAATTGCAGAACTATCCGGTGTTTCACGCGGCACTGTGGATCGTGTATTAAATCACCGCGGCATTGTCAATGCTGAGACAGAACGGAAAGTTTTAGAAATCGCAAAACTCTTAGACTATCAGCCAAACAAGGCTGGCATTGCGCTTGCTGCACAAAAGAAAAAAATAAAGATCGGTGTCCTGCTTTTTGGCGCTGAAAATCCGTTTTTTGACGAAGTCATGGATGGTCTCCACAAAAAACTCGAAGAGCTTTCTATCTACGGATGCGCTGTAATTGAACGCCGCATTTCTTTTGATCTGCAGATCCAGCTTGCGACGATTGACGATCTGGTAAAAGAAGATATTCACGGACTGATTCTCTCTCCCTATAATGACCCTGTCATACAGGAAAAAATAGATGCCCTCTGGGAGAATGGCATCCCCTGCATCACGATCAACACCGATATGCCGGATTCGAAACGCATCGCATATGTCGGCAGTGACTATCACAAATGTGGGCAGACTGCTGCAGGATTATTACATCTTTTTTCCGGGGATTATGCAAGTGTCGGAATCGTAACCGGCTCGCACAATGTACTCTGCCATGAAGAGCGTATCAGTGGTTTTACCTCGCATCTCCATGCAAAGCATCCGAATATCCGGATTGTGGATGTTGTAGAGAACAATGATGATGATTACCAGAGTTATGCGGTAGTTTCTGATCTTTTAGACCGCCATCCGGATCTGTCCGCACTCTATTTTACGGCAGCCGGTGTTTACGGCGGATGTCGTGCGGTTTTAAATGCCACCCTGCAGCGTCCTCTTAAAATCATTACATTTGATGCCGTCCCATCAACCTGTGAAATGATACAAAACGGCATAATCTCTGCAACGATCTGCCAGCAGCCGGACGAACAGGGTGCTTTATCACTCTCTCTTCTTATGGATTATCTGCTGACCGGGAAACTGCCGGAAAACCGTTGTATCTATATGGATCTGAGTATAAAAATAGCTGAAAATCTTTAA
- the xylB gene encoding xylulokinase produces MLYIGIDLGTSSVKLLLMDAAGNVKNIVSREYPLYFPNPGWSEQKPQDWYKETMQGLKELLEGFPKEEVAGISFGGQMHGLVILDDKDEVIRPAILWNDGRTTEECDYLNNEIGKDTLSKYTANISFTGFTAPKILWVKNKEPENFARIKKIMLPKDYLAYKLTGEHCTDVSDASGMLLLDVKNRCWSKEMCKICGITTDMLPKLYESYECVGTILPEIAKELGLSEKVKVAAGAGDNAAAAVATGTVGDGRCNISLGTSGTIFISSAKFGVDKYNALHAFCDANGAYHLMGCMLSAASCNKWWMDEIIGTKDYKKEQESIKKLGENHVYYLPYLMGERSPYNNPNARATFIGMTMDTTRADMTQAVLEGVAFALRDSFEVAKTLGIPIERTKICGGGAKSPLWKKIIANVLNIKVDVLETEEGPSLGGAMLAAVACGEYKDVESAAAAIVKVVDTVEPEPELAAKYEARYQQFKNIYPACKDLFDKII; encoded by the coding sequence ATGCTGTACATAGGAATTGATCTTGGAACATCTTCCGTGAAGCTGCTTTTGATGGATGCAGCCGGAAATGTGAAAAATATCGTATCAAGAGAATATCCTCTTTATTTTCCAAATCCCGGTTGGTCAGAACAGAAGCCACAGGACTGGTACAAAGAGACGATGCAGGGGTTAAAAGAACTTTTGGAAGGTTTTCCAAAAGAAGAAGTTGCTGGAATCAGTTTTGGGGGTCAGATGCATGGACTGGTCATTCTTGATGACAAGGATGAGGTGATCCGGCCGGCAATCTTGTGGAACGATGGCAGAACGACAGAGGAATGTGATTATTTAAACAATGAGATAGGAAAAGATACATTGTCAAAGTATACGGCGAATATTTCATTTACCGGTTTTACTGCACCAAAGATTTTGTGGGTAAAAAATAAAGAACCGGAGAATTTTGCAAGGATCAAAAAGATTATGCTGCCGAAAGATTATCTTGCATATAAGCTGACTGGAGAGCACTGTACAGATGTTTCCGATGCATCCGGTATGCTGCTTTTAGATGTAAAGAACCGTTGCTGGTCGAAGGAAATGTGCAAGATCTGTGGTATTACGACAGATATGCTGCCGAAGTTATATGAGAGTTATGAATGTGTTGGAACGATCTTGCCGGAGATTGCAAAAGAGCTTGGTCTATCGGAAAAAGTAAAAGTGGCAGCAGGTGCCGGAGATAATGCGGCTGCTGCAGTTGCGACCGGAACCGTTGGGGATGGCAGATGCAATATTTCACTGGGAACAAGTGGAACAATCTTTATTTCTTCTGCTAAATTTGGTGTAGATAAATACAATGCACTTCATGCATTCTGTGATGCAAACGGTGCTTATCATCTGATGGGATGTATGTTATCTGCTGCATCCTGCAATAAATGGTGGATGGATGAGATCATCGGAACGAAAGATTACAAAAAAGAGCAGGAATCGATCAAAAAGTTAGGTGAGAACCATGTATATTATCTGCCATATCTGATGGGAGAGCGTTCCCCGTACAACAATCCGAATGCGAGAGCTACTTTTATTGGCATGACGATGGATACGACAAGAGCGGATATGACACAGGCAGTGTTAGAGGGTGTTGCGTTTGCACTTCGTGATTCTTTTGAAGTTGCAAAAACACTTGGCATTCCGATCGAGCGTACAAAGATCTGCGGAGGCGGTGCAAAGAGTCCTTTGTGGAAGAAGATCATCGCAAATGTATTGAATATCAAAGTGGATGTGCTTGAGACAGAAGAAGGACCATCCCTTGGAGGGGCAATGCTCGCTGCTGTTGCATGTGGTGAGTACAAAGATGTGGAATCTGCTGCGGCTGCAATCGTAAAGGTCGTTGATACGGTAGAACCGGAGCCGGAGCTTGCTGCAAAATATGAGGCACGTTACCAGCAGTTTAAAAATATTTATCCGGCGTGCAAAGACCTGTTTGACAAGATCATCTGA
- a CDS encoding DUF4867 family protein, whose translation MQIYEVTDARFRKYGKVIRNIDFSALTEAMKKTPVPSDVVYEPSIAELEALPVAKEIEKVFYGELPIQIGYCNGHNELLNAVEYHRSSEINLAATDAVLILGSEADVTDDFTYETAKMEAFRIPAGTAVEVYATTLHYAPCHVDDAGFQVAVILPKGTNYPLDETHADGEDALLAAKNKWLIGHAEGGLPEGSHIGLIGKNLNVRE comes from the coding sequence ATGCAGATTTATGAGGTTACGGATGCGCGTTTCCGAAAATACGGAAAAGTGATCCGGAATATTGATTTTTCAGCATTGACAGAAGCAATGAAAAAGACACCGGTTCCATCTGATGTAGTTTATGAGCCGTCAATCGCAGAATTAGAAGCATTACCGGTGGCAAAGGAAATCGAGAAAGTCTTTTACGGAGAACTTCCGATCCAGATCGGATATTGTAATGGACATAATGAGCTTTTGAATGCAGTGGAATATCACCGCAGCTCAGAGATCAATCTTGCAGCAACCGACGCAGTATTAATATTGGGATCAGAGGCAGATGTGACCGATGATTTTACTTATGAGACTGCAAAGATGGAGGCATTCCGGATTCCGGCAGGAACAGCCGTGGAGGTGTATGCAACCACATTACATTATGCGCCATGTCATGTGGACGATGCAGGATTTCAGGTGGCAGTTATTCTGCCAAAAGGCACCAATTATCCGTTAGATGAGACACATGCTGACGGAGAGGATGCACTTCTTGCAGCTAAGAATAAATGGCTGATCGGTCATGCCGAGGGCGGTCTGCCGGAGGGAAGTCATATCGGACTCATCGGCAAGAACTTAAATGTCAGAGAATAA